The Camelina sativa cultivar DH55 chromosome 16, Cs, whole genome shotgun sequence sequence CCTTACATGAAACTTGGGTCAACAGGGCCCTTTGAGATGCCAAGACGAACTTCCATCCCGTGGTGAAAGTCTACAGGCTTGAATGTCTCGGATTCACGAGGATCTGCAAGGGAAGAAGATTACTAGAGTCAGATGAGCGATACCAAGTTTAAAATCAATATGTTTGGAcccttcataaaaaaaaaaatctagccAATTGGTGTTAAGAGAAGCATACTAATGAACTATAGAAATACTAGCAATATGATGCTATGAAGAAAGTTCAGTATCTTGTAAGCAGCAAAGAAGTCACATCGAATGAATTTTATCGAATTGTTTTCTCCTAGCGCATACTTGAATAACATCAATTTGGTGTCCACTGATCTAAACAAGTGAATGTAGAGCATTGACACACACATAATAGGAGTAAAGGACAATTACCATTCAAGTAATCCTCAAAACCAAAGTCATCCACGGCTCCTGTGTATACTTCTAAACCGAGCATTGACGATGGAATTGGTCCAGGAGGTCTCTGAAACCTAAATAtataagagaaaataaaaagatagaatGAGAACAGTACAACCATATGTTACTTTTCAGAGTACTATTAACAAACCAGCAGATCATTCAGCAAACACTTTTAAAACCCTATGCTCCCCCAAAACACACATAGATAGTTTCAAGTAACAGACAAAGAAAGAACTTAAATACTTTTACATCACTAGCTTCCCAACGCATTGATTCACACATAGCTAAACAACAGTCTGATCTATCAGTGTTCCAGcatcaacaaaaacacatacCGTGAGAGGATTTGCCTATCCATATCCATCTTCAATGGAAGTGCAGTCCCATAGGTATGTCCAATGACCATCCTCTTCATTGTCTCTCTCGATTTCTTTTCCTGTGATGGATCAAAAGAGACTCAAGATGAACAAAACCctaacaaatttttataaaacctgTAAGATTGCAATTTATACTCAAGAAATCTCTAATTAAACCCCAAAATAGCGAATTGCAAAAGCAAAGTAATCAACTAATTTAGGCGATAGAAGAGAGATTACAGGATCCAAATCAAACCACAACTAAGTTCCTTTCTTAAGCTAATTTTCTCACTTTcccaagagaaaacaaacagaTCGATATAGAATCGATTTCAACCCTAAggaacaaagtaaaaaaaaaaaaaaaaaaaaaaNAAAACTCAATCGGGGAAGAGAGTGTTTACAGATTCGTAAGAGGATTCGAGTGGGTGAGATCCGATGATGTCGCTCTTAACGCCGTGGAGACCAAATCTAAGAGCATCATTCTTAACACCACCGATCTCATGAGCTATCTTCTTCTGAGactccatttttttcctttcttacttccttcttcgttcttcttcttctcttcctcttgctttcttcttcttgtagctTCCTCTGCGGCTTTTGGAACAAGAAAagtatggaaaaaaataaagacgaAGTTTGATATAATGGGCTCTCATGAGTAAACCCACATGTAAGGCCCATTCAGATTATATTTAGGCTCGTTTATGTTGgctaacgattttttttttttttttttttNNNNNNNNNNNNNNNNNNNNNNNNNNNNNNNNNNNNNNNNNNNNNNNNNNNNNNNNNNNNNNNNNNNNNNNNNNNNNNNNNNNNNNNNNNNNNtttttttttttttttttttttttgtaataacttTTTTTACAAGATGGTATAAATTGTAAAACCGGTAAATATTTTACGGTAACAAGAGAGATCCACCCCTTAAAGACTGGGAAGCAGTGAAGGTCATGTTGAAAAGATGTTAtgtgaatattaaaattaagctATTCCGGCGAGTTTACTTCATAGGATCTGacaaatgaaattttatataataaattttactttcactttgctACAAAATCTTGAAGGCAAATCACTTTCCCAGTCAGTAATGTTGATTAAATATTGTAGATTATTCATAGGTACTTAACTAATCCAGAGCGACCTAGGCAAAGTCTACATATTAATGTCAGTACACTTCTTACATGCTTTGaagaagaacagaacaaaaaatgataaaacaatgaGGCAAGTCTAGATAGATAATATACAAAGGTCAGTACAGTTCTTACTTAAACTGAAATAGAAGACGTGagaataaacaacaaaaacgaaATGAAAAAGCAAGACGAAAGCAAAATTTGAGACTcctaacaaatatattatattatcaataGAGGTGGTAATCAGAAACTAAAAAAGTATTATTCATatgtgttctttatttttttcttgaacaaCATTCAAATCTATTAAAGTCCCTGTTGAGATTAGATTGCTTCCAAGGTTAGGAACCAACGTTTTATCTTTAAACTTAAATATTCACCACTCTAAGATGTTAGCTAGagtcattttcatttaaatacgGGTATACTCGAAACTTTTAGCCATGTAtggatgaaaaatatgaaattagcAAATCCTCGtttatgtattatatcttaGATATCTAATGGTTTTTCTAGTCATTCATTTATACAAACCCAGTTACCGATTAATATGTGTCAGAGTAATCGAGCAACTATAGGTTGGATCAATATCGGTTCATGCCAGCGTGTATTTGGACCATACTCAACTTTCCATGAACCAATTCAATAAATTGACAATGGCTAAATTGATCTATTCAGTTGATATATTATCTAAGGGAATATCTAATTAGTAGCTACAATTAGTTCATTTCcaaatattgatttttctttcagtAATTCTCAAAATTAAATACGAGTTCTTTGACATCTTGAGGCAGACGAGTTTTAAACTACCAAGAACTTTAAACAAATCCTAACAATCCTCTTTTCCAAAAAGCCAAACTTTAGACCCCATACACTAATGTTcagtttcactttttttttttttttgtcaaacatgtTCAGTTTCACTTCAGTTTGCAATGTAATTAATCAAGCATTACACATGTGTACATATAGTTTCTGGATGATCATAGTCCAtctctttgttctctcttttactttttcCTCAATATTTCATCATAACGCATATTCGTTTTGTGGCTCTTAATAGAATTTAAGGTTAGAGGAACAACTCTAAAATGGGAACAATACCACTTGTACACTTACggaatttacaaaaatatatataattgatcaCTGGCTGAGAAGATAAAATAACATATGTATTTTACAAATAACACATATATAACTACAGAATTAATATACATTCAAGAGGAATGAAGTATTATTCTGGCTTACATGTTTAAATTTGATGCCCAGTCCTTGGAAAATATCAAGATTATGGGAGCCCTGccagaagaaaaa is a genomic window containing:
- the LOC104750518 gene encoding cyclin-B1-2, with product MESQKKIAHEIGGVKNDALRFGLHGVKSDIIGSHPLESSYESEKKSRETMKRMVIGHTYGTALPLKMDMDRQILSRFQRPPGPIPSSMLGLEVYTGAVDDFGFEDYLNDPRESETFKPVDFHHGMEVRLGISKGPVDPSFM